One stretch of Streptomyces hygroscopicus DNA includes these proteins:
- a CDS encoding Nam1, with product MELAAAASKRDASEFPGRDPSFEASIWYATLLTRVRGLRSAARLLAGVQSDVQGPHRPEVQAALLICEAEISLAGGQLTRAVAAADAGLRLAAQTGNCGLVRRGHVAMAVCSIRALDLTTGLLYANHLRDAALLGQENLIPGQSFWAAAQALEARDGVESVAHLLKGVLCHDMLIRELLVSQPAAAPWLVRAGQRLGDDDLAGRVVGVMHRLAVMNRCFRSVRASAEHASGLYARDADALEAVSERHLDPWARASALEDASRVRSGRVAERGQAVDLLRRAAGAYLGAGASRDLARVQSRLRELDDHGGRPARSRTRISQLTDTEFAVAELVSEGLTNSRVGSQLYISPHTVAFHLKKIFRKLDVTSRVELARSWNRILVEGGDDRLGESGEGLPRPAHGPEGRVAALPT from the coding sequence ATGGAGTTAGCCGCCGCCGCTTCGAAACGGGATGCGTCTGAGTTCCCCGGCCGTGACCCGTCGTTTGAGGCGAGCATCTGGTACGCGACGCTGCTGACACGCGTCCGCGGCCTCCGGTCCGCTGCACGGTTGCTCGCCGGCGTGCAGTCCGATGTCCAGGGACCGCACCGGCCGGAGGTGCAGGCCGCACTGCTGATCTGCGAGGCGGAGATCTCCCTGGCCGGGGGCCAGCTCACCAGGGCGGTGGCGGCTGCTGACGCGGGACTGCGGCTGGCGGCTCAGACTGGGAACTGTGGGCTCGTGCGGCGGGGACACGTGGCCATGGCCGTGTGCTCTATCCGCGCCTTGGACCTGACGACCGGATTGCTGTATGCCAACCACCTGCGGGACGCGGCGCTGCTCGGGCAGGAGAACCTCATCCCGGGGCAGAGTTTCTGGGCGGCTGCCCAGGCTCTGGAGGCTCGTGACGGCGTGGAGAGCGTGGCTCATCTCCTGAAGGGCGTTCTCTGTCACGACATGCTCATCCGTGAGTTGTTGGTGTCTCAGCCGGCCGCGGCCCCCTGGCTGGTCAGGGCCGGACAGCGACTCGGCGATGACGATCTCGCCGGGCGCGTCGTCGGCGTCATGCACCGGCTCGCCGTGATGAACCGCTGTTTCCGCAGCGTCCGAGCGTCGGCCGAGCATGCCTCCGGGCTGTACGCACGCGATGCGGATGCCCTGGAGGCTGTGTCCGAGCGGCACTTGGATCCGTGGGCCCGCGCGTCCGCTCTGGAGGACGCGAGCCGGGTGCGTTCGGGGCGTGTCGCCGAACGCGGCCAGGCGGTGGACCTGCTCAGACGCGCGGCCGGCGCCTATCTGGGCGCGGGGGCCTCCAGGGATCTGGCGCGGGTGCAAAGCCGGCTGCGTGAACTCGACGACCACGGCGGCCGACCGGCCCGTAGCCGGACTCGGATCAGTCAGCTCACCGACACCGAGTTCGCGGTGGCCGAGCTCGTCAGCGAGGGCCTCACCAACAGCAGAGTGGGCAGCCAGCTCTATATCTCTCCGCACACGGTGGCGTTCCACCTCAAGAAGATCTTTCGCAAGCTCGACGTGACCTCCCGGGTAGAACTGGCCCGCTCCTGGAACCGGATCCTGGTGGAGGGGGGCGACGACCGGCTCGGCGAGTCCGGGGAAGGACTTCCTCGTCCGGCCCATGGCCCGGAAGGCCGGGTAGCCGCTCTACCAACATGA
- a CDS encoding Nam2, producing MKEILDAIMSGTATSEDYAALPLPEHYRGVVLLAEEAEKYAGAEDTCRSPSDSLHLFDVPTPEPGPGEVLVAVMASSINYNTVWSALFEPIPTFRFLSRYARTAPEAARHDQPFHVVGSDLSGVVLRVGAGVHKFKPGSEVVAHCLSVELNDADGHGDSMLDPEQRIWGFETNYGGLAEIALVKANQLMPKPAHLTWEEAACSQLVNSTAYRQLVSRNGAAMKQGDVVLIWGAAGGLGSYATQIVLNGGGIPVCVVSSEAKADLVRSMGAEIVINRSAEGYRFWRDESTPDPREWRRFGSQIRELTGGEDPDIVFEHPGRETFGASVYVARRGGIIVTCASTSGYDHAFDNRYLWMNLKRVVGTHFANYREAWEANRLIIKGMVHPTLSRCYRLHETGRAVDAVHRNQHSGKVGVLALAPERGLGVTDHAMRARLLPQITRFEDGHTDWPGVTS from the coding sequence GTGAAAGAAATCCTCGATGCCATCATGTCCGGTACGGCCACCAGTGAGGACTACGCGGCCCTGCCGTTACCCGAGCACTACCGGGGCGTCGTGTTGCTGGCCGAGGAGGCGGAGAAGTACGCCGGGGCCGAGGACACCTGCCGCAGCCCGAGCGACTCGCTGCATCTCTTCGACGTGCCCACACCGGAACCGGGGCCCGGCGAGGTGCTGGTGGCGGTCATGGCCAGCAGCATCAACTACAACACGGTGTGGAGCGCGCTCTTCGAGCCCATCCCGACCTTCCGCTTCCTGTCCCGGTACGCCCGCACCGCACCGGAGGCGGCCCGCCACGACCAGCCGTTCCACGTCGTCGGCTCGGACCTGTCCGGCGTCGTCTTGCGCGTCGGTGCCGGGGTTCACAAGTTCAAGCCGGGCTCCGAGGTGGTCGCGCACTGTCTCTCCGTCGAGCTGAACGACGCGGACGGTCATGGCGACAGCATGCTCGACCCCGAGCAGCGGATCTGGGGCTTCGAGACGAACTACGGCGGGCTGGCGGAGATCGCCCTTGTCAAGGCCAATCAGCTGATGCCCAAGCCGGCCCATCTCACGTGGGAGGAAGCGGCGTGCTCACAGCTGGTGAACTCGACCGCATACCGTCAGTTGGTCTCTCGTAACGGTGCTGCCATGAAGCAGGGCGACGTCGTGCTGATCTGGGGCGCGGCCGGCGGGCTCGGGTCGTACGCCACTCAGATCGTGCTCAACGGCGGAGGTATCCCCGTCTGCGTCGTCTCCAGTGAGGCCAAGGCCGACCTGGTCCGCTCGATGGGGGCCGAGATCGTCATCAACCGGTCGGCCGAGGGGTACCGCTTCTGGCGAGACGAGTCCACGCCCGACCCCAGGGAGTGGCGCCGCTTCGGGTCGCAGATCCGCGAGCTGACCGGCGGCGAGGACCCCGACATCGTCTTCGAGCACCCGGGCCGGGAGACCTTCGGCGCCAGCGTTTACGTGGCCCGGCGTGGCGGCATCATTGTGACCTGCGCTTCCACGTCCGGGTACGACCACGCATTCGACAACCGTTACCTGTGGATGAACCTCAAACGGGTGGTCGGCACCCACTTCGCCAACTATCGGGAGGCGTGGGAGGCCAACCGCCTCATCATCAAGGGAATGGTTCACCCCACGTTGTCCAGGTGCTACAGGCTGCACGAGACCGGTCGGGCGGTCGACGCCGTGCACCGTAACCAGCACAGCGGGAAGGTGGGTGTGCTCGCCCTCGCTCCCGAACGCGGCCTCGGGGTAACCGATCACGCCATGCGGGCGCGGCTGTTACCGCAGATCACCCGCTTCGAGGACGGTCACACTGATTGGCCAGGAGTCACTTCATGA
- a CDS encoding methoxymalonate biosynthesis protein yields MQQPHHHLVVLGAGVMGASIATLAVGHGVPVTLIDVNDAKLAAAESRIAGELRLARLMGALPEHAPEVTVTTSGHLADAAGATAVVEAVTEDADIKEKVLAEVSAVVAPGTVLVSNTSSIPIDELASAAARPAEVVGTHFMNPPYLIRTVEVIRGARTGEQALAAIHSLLGALRRQPVVVRDAPGFVTSRLLHPMINNAARVVQEGTATVEDVDTLMQGCLGHATGPLRTADLIGIDNLVDSLRVLHERTGDPGCLPCDLLLEKVRAGDIGRKSGRGFYTYQGDMS; encoded by the coding sequence ATGCAGCAACCACACCACCACCTCGTCGTCCTCGGCGCTGGCGTCATGGGCGCGAGCATCGCGACCTTGGCGGTCGGCCACGGCGTCCCTGTCACCCTCATCGACGTGAACGACGCGAAACTCGCCGCCGCTGAGTCCAGGATCGCCGGGGAACTGCGCCTGGCCCGACTCATGGGGGCACTGCCCGAGCACGCCCCCGAGGTGACCGTGACCACCAGCGGCCACCTTGCCGACGCCGCCGGTGCCACCGCCGTCGTCGAGGCCGTCACGGAGGACGCGGACATCAAGGAGAAGGTCCTTGCTGAGGTCTCCGCCGTGGTGGCGCCCGGCACGGTCCTGGTGTCCAACACCTCCTCCATCCCCATCGACGAACTCGCTTCGGCGGCCGCACGTCCGGCGGAGGTCGTCGGCACCCATTTCATGAACCCGCCCTACCTGATCCGCACCGTGGAGGTGATCCGCGGCGCCCGCACCGGCGAGCAGGCCCTGGCTGCCATCCACTCCCTTCTCGGCGCGCTGCGTCGGCAGCCGGTCGTAGTGCGGGACGCGCCGGGATTCGTGACCAGCAGACTGCTCCATCCCATGATCAACAACGCCGCCCGGGTGGTTCAGGAGGGCACCGCGACCGTCGAGGATGTCGACACCCTCATGCAGGGCTGCCTCGGCCACGCCACCGGCCCGCTGCGCACCGCGGATCTCATCGGCATCGACAACCTTGTCGACTCACTCCGGGTGCTTCACGAGCGCACCGGGGACCCGGGCTGTCTGCCGTGCGACCTTCTCCTGGAGAAGGTGCGGGCCGGTGACATCGGCCGCAAGTCCGGCCGGGGCTTCTACACCTACCAGGGAGATATGTCGTGA
- a CDS encoding methoxymalonate biosynthesis protein, whose translation MTVSPESTTEQELLDFLHSRTKKVWQEDADLFASGGLSSLFAMEIVVHLEKSYGVSVRGKDLKLDNFRTVRSMVSLVRRLQGAYGDAGE comes from the coding sequence GTGACCGTGTCACCGGAAAGCACCACCGAACAGGAACTCCTGGACTTTCTCCACAGCCGGACCAAGAAGGTGTGGCAGGAGGACGCCGACCTCTTCGCCTCCGGCGGTCTGTCCTCGCTCTTCGCGATGGAGATCGTCGTACACCTGGAGAAGAGCTACGGCGTCTCGGTCCGCGGCAAGGATTTGAAGCTGGACAACTTTCGCACCGTCAGGAGCATGGTATCCCTGGTCCGCCGGCTCCAGGGCGCGTACGGAGACGCCGGTGAGTGA
- a CDS encoding acyl-CoA dehydrogenase has protein sequence MSDEFADAAAFVAALVGDRAGGWDLDGLIPEPLLRELGATGQLCAGVATEYGGPGWSSLAGGEFTAHVGSLCSSLRSVMTSQGMTAWTIERLGTTAQCRAYLPRLTSGELAAVGFSELEAGSDLSAIRTTIRSEGDTLVVDGHKVWVTAAHYADLLVVFGRYGEGAAAVVIPADTPGVRVRRVADPMGCRAAGHAEVTLQGVRIPADQLLGGDGTSLPLLVTTALAYGRISVAWGCVGILRACLAAVASHATARHQFGVPLASHQLVARHVAELYIAEQTATRACEHASRCWDDGTPDMVSATVLAKHVSAVQAARGAAIAVQVMASAGARDGHVVARAYRDAKLMEIIEGSNEMCELMLAQHALAPMGAS, from the coding sequence GTGAGTGATGAGTTCGCCGACGCGGCCGCCTTCGTCGCCGCCCTGGTCGGTGACCGGGCCGGGGGCTGGGACCTGGACGGCCTGATCCCTGAGCCGCTGCTGCGTGAACTCGGCGCGACCGGCCAACTGTGCGCCGGCGTCGCGACCGAGTACGGCGGCCCGGGCTGGAGCAGCCTCGCCGGCGGGGAGTTCACCGCGCACGTCGGCAGCCTGTGCAGCTCCCTGCGAAGCGTCATGACCTCCCAGGGCATGACCGCCTGGACCATCGAACGCCTCGGTACCACGGCCCAGTGCCGCGCCTATCTGCCCCGCCTGACCTCCGGCGAGCTCGCCGCCGTGGGCTTCAGCGAACTCGAGGCCGGCAGCGACCTTTCGGCCATCCGCACCACCATCCGCAGCGAGGGCGACACCCTGGTCGTCGACGGTCACAAGGTCTGGGTAACCGCCGCCCACTACGCCGACCTGCTCGTCGTCTTCGGACGATACGGCGAGGGAGCCGCCGCCGTCGTGATCCCCGCCGACACGCCCGGTGTCCGGGTGCGACGGGTCGCAGACCCGATGGGCTGCCGCGCCGCGGGCCACGCCGAAGTGACCCTGCAAGGAGTACGGATCCCCGCCGATCAGTTGCTCGGCGGCGACGGAACGTCCTTGCCGTTGCTCGTGACCACCGCCCTCGCGTACGGCCGTATCTCGGTCGCCTGGGGCTGTGTCGGCATCCTGCGCGCCTGTCTGGCAGCGGTCGCCTCCCACGCCACCGCGCGGCACCAGTTCGGCGTGCCACTCGCCTCCCACCAGCTCGTCGCGCGTCACGTCGCCGAGCTCTACATCGCCGAGCAGACCGCCACCCGCGCCTGCGAGCACGCGAGCCGCTGCTGGGACGACGGAACGCCCGACATGGTGAGCGCTACCGTGCTCGCCAAACACGTCAGCGCGGTGCAGGCCGCCCGCGGAGCCGCCATCGCCGTACAGGTCATGGCCTCGGCAGGCGCAAGGGACGGTCACGTGGTGGCCCGCGCCTACCGCGACGCCAAACTCATGGAGATCATCGAAGGCAGCAATGAGATGTGTGAACTGATGCTCGCGCAGCACGCGCTGGCCCCCATGGGAGCGTCATGA
- a CDS encoding methoxymalonate biosynthesis protein, whose product MSGAPVVKCLVWDLDNTLWNGTLLEDGQVLLDDGIRAVVTELDSRGILQSVCSRNDHDQAWARLEQLGIAEYFVLPEIGWGPKSKAVERIAQRLNFAHVTIAFIDDQPAERAEVTYHLPDVRCYPADAARTLPGLAEFSPAVSTVDSRRRRAMYQAAARRDAERDAFEGPDEDFLRSLELVMGIGRATLEDLTRVEELTQRTSQMNATGVHYSHDTLRALMADPAHEVLVTTLTDRFGPHGAVGVILLEKHPDLWHLKLLATSCRVVSFGAGSVILNWLVDRASAAGAHVVADFRRTDRNRMMEVAYRFAGFEESLCSCVEALDGAGRDVERLHLVADPRPAPATMRLETSGV is encoded by the coding sequence ATGAGCGGCGCCCCGGTCGTGAAATGCCTGGTGTGGGACCTCGACAACACCCTGTGGAACGGCACCCTTCTGGAGGACGGCCAGGTCCTGCTGGACGACGGGATCCGCGCCGTGGTCACGGAACTCGACTCCCGCGGCATCCTGCAGTCGGTGTGCAGCCGCAACGACCACGACCAGGCGTGGGCCCGGTTGGAACAGCTCGGGATCGCCGAGTACTTCGTCCTGCCGGAGATCGGCTGGGGGCCCAAATCCAAGGCGGTGGAACGAATCGCGCAGCGCCTGAACTTCGCCCACGTCACCATCGCCTTCATCGACGACCAGCCGGCCGAACGCGCCGAGGTCACCTATCACCTGCCCGACGTCCGCTGCTATCCCGCCGACGCCGCCCGCACCCTTCCCGGCCTGGCCGAGTTCAGCCCTGCCGTCAGCACTGTGGACTCCCGGCGCCGCCGCGCCATGTATCAAGCCGCCGCCCGCAGGGACGCCGAACGGGACGCCTTCGAAGGACCCGACGAGGATTTCCTGCGCAGCCTGGAGCTTGTCATGGGAATCGGCCGGGCCACCCTGGAGGACCTCACCCGGGTCGAGGAACTGACGCAGCGCACCAGCCAGATGAATGCCACGGGCGTCCACTACTCCCACGACACCCTGCGTGCGCTGATGGCCGACCCCGCCCACGAAGTGCTGGTTACCACCCTCACCGACCGATTCGGGCCGCACGGCGCGGTCGGAGTGATCCTGCTGGAGAAGCACCCGGACCTGTGGCATCTGAAGCTGCTGGCGACCTCGTGCCGGGTGGTCTCCTTCGGCGCGGGATCGGTGATCCTGAACTGGCTGGTGGACCGGGCGTCCGCCGCCGGAGCACACGTGGTGGCCGACTTCCGGCGCACGGACCGTAACCGCATGATGGAGGTCGCCTACCGCTTCGCAGGCTTCGAGGAGTCACTCTGCTCCTGCGTCGAGGCCCTGGATGGCGCAGGCCGGGACGTCGAGCGGCTCCATCTCGTGGCCGATCCGAGACCGGCGCCGGCCACGATGCGCCTGGAGACCTCCGGCGTGTGA
- a CDS encoding methoxymalonate biosynthesis protein, whose protein sequence is MADQLILSSPLLDYVRDFSLREDDVLRELREETAGLPGGTALQINPEEGQFLALLVRMTGAADVLELGTYTGYSALCMARALTADGHLVTCDITGRWPSIGVPYWKRAGVADRVEQRVEDAFAVLGELLAERGPASFDLVFIDADKVNYPRYYEQSLELVRPGGLIVVDNTLFFGQVADPAFTDANTEGVRALNALLRDDERVEVSMLTVADGVTLARRKGA, encoded by the coding sequence GTGGCCGACCAGCTGATCCTGAGTTCACCACTGCTGGACTACGTTCGCGACTTCTCTCTACGGGAGGACGACGTCCTGCGTGAGCTGCGGGAGGAGACGGCCGGGCTGCCCGGCGGAACTGCGCTGCAGATAAATCCGGAGGAGGGGCAGTTCCTCGCCCTGCTGGTTCGGATGACAGGCGCGGCCGACGTGCTGGAGCTGGGCACCTACACGGGCTACAGCGCTCTGTGCATGGCGCGGGCGCTGACGGCCGACGGGCACCTGGTGACCTGCGACATCACCGGTCGTTGGCCGTCTATCGGCGTGCCCTACTGGAAGCGGGCGGGGGTGGCCGACCGCGTGGAGCAGCGCGTCGAGGACGCGTTCGCCGTCCTCGGGGAGCTGCTCGCCGAGCGGGGTCCGGCAAGCTTCGACTTGGTGTTCATCGACGCGGACAAGGTCAACTACCCCCGGTACTACGAGCAGTCGCTGGAACTGGTGCGGCCCGGCGGTCTGATCGTCGTGGACAACACGCTGTTCTTCGGGCAGGTCGCCGACCCGGCCTTCACGGACGCGAACACCGAAGGGGTTCGGGCGCTGAACGCCCTGCTACGCGACGACGAACGTGTGGAGGTGAGCATGCTCACCGTCGCCGACGGTGTCACCCTCGCCCGCCGTAAAGGGGCCTGA